One Ignavibacterium album JCM 16511 genomic region harbors:
- a CDS encoding (2Fe-2S) ferredoxin domain-containing protein, producing MKRFDKHIFICENQRPEGHPRGCCKDKGGSDVKELFKKRLKELGLNSSVRANTAGCLDACEYGVTVVVYPEQVWYGGVKIEDVEEIIQSHILNNKPVERLFIKDARFNKDE from the coding sequence ATGAAACGATTCGATAAACACATTTTCATTTGTGAAAACCAACGACCTGAAGGACATCCTCGTGGCTGCTGCAAAGATAAAGGCGGAAGTGATGTGAAAGAATTATTCAAGAAACGATTGAAAGAGCTTGGATTAAATTCATCTGTAAGAGCAAATACCGCCGGCTGTCTTGATGCGTGTGAATATGGTGTTACTGTGGTTGTTTATCCTGAGCAGGTTTGGTACGGCGGAGTTAAAATTGAAGATGTTGAAGAAATAATTCAAAGTCACATTCTAAATAACAAACCTGTTGAAAGGTTATTTATTAAAGATGCCAGATTCAACAAAGATGAGTAA
- the nth gene encoding endonuclease III, translating into MPDSTKMSNDKEKTRAKKILDILKEEYPDAKIALNFSNPFQLLIATILSAQCTDQRVNFVTKDLFKKYKSPKDLLNVSDEELERDIYSTGFYKQKAKSIKACCKELVEKFDGKVPADFDELVKLPGVGRKTASVVAGNAFGIPAIAVDTHVKRLSNLLGFADTDNPDKIEMRLKELLPKDYWILSSHLLATHGRNICIARRPKCEQCVIAKYCPSNKLTSGKK; encoded by the coding sequence ATGCCAGATTCAACAAAGATGAGTAACGATAAAGAAAAAACGAGAGCAAAAAAAATTCTGGATATTCTGAAAGAAGAATATCCTGATGCGAAAATTGCTTTAAACTTTTCTAATCCGTTTCAGTTGCTTATTGCTACAATTTTATCAGCTCAGTGCACTGATCAGAGAGTAAACTTTGTCACAAAAGATTTATTCAAGAAATATAAATCACCCAAAGATTTGCTGAATGTCAGTGATGAAGAACTGGAAAGAGACATTTACTCAACAGGATTTTATAAACAAAAAGCAAAAAGCATCAAAGCTTGTTGTAAAGAATTAGTTGAAAAGTTTGATGGAAAAGTTCCTGCTGATTTCGATGAGCTTGTTAAACTTCCTGGCGTTGGAAGAAAAACTGCATCAGTAGTTGCAGGCAATGCATTCGGAATTCCTGCAATTGCCGTTGATACTCATGTAAAAAGATTATCAAATCTTTTAGGATTTGCGGATACGGATAATCCTGACAAAATAGAAATGCGGCTTAAGGAACTTCTGCCAAAAGATTACTGGATTTTATCTTCACATCTTTTAGCAACGCACGGAAGAAACATCTGCATTGCACGAAGACCAAAATGCGAGCAATGTGTAATTGCAAAATATTGTCCATCTAACAAACTTACATCAGGGAAAAAATAA
- a CDS encoding HDIG domain-containing metalloprotein — protein MENYLNRDYCLSLLKEYTQSDSLLKHAFAVESCVKAYARKFGEDENFWGNVALLHDFDYEKYPTAEDHPFKGAEILRAKNFPEDFIQSILSHADYTGVKRETLLQKTLFACDELAGFLTAVAYVRPSKSIDEVEVKSVKKKMKDKAFARAVSREDILKGAEELGIDLDTHIAFCIEAMKQNKGLLGL, from the coding sequence ATGGAAAATTATCTCAATCGTGATTATTGTTTATCTTTATTAAAAGAATATACACAAAGCGACAGCTTACTAAAGCACGCTTTTGCTGTTGAAAGTTGTGTTAAAGCTTATGCAAGGAAATTCGGTGAAGATGAAAATTTTTGGGGGAATGTAGCTCTACTTCACGATTTTGATTATGAAAAATACCCAACTGCAGAAGATCATCCATTCAAAGGTGCTGAGATTCTCAGAGCAAAAAATTTTCCCGAGGATTTTATTCAATCAATTCTTTCTCACGCTGATTATACCGGAGTAAAAAGAGAAACACTATTACAAAAAACTCTTTTTGCCTGCGATGAACTCGCTGGATTCCTGACAGCAGTTGCTTATGTAAGACCTTCCAAAAGTATTGATGAAGTTGAAGTGAAGTCGGTTAAAAAGAAAATGAAAGATAAAGCTTTCGCAAGAGCAGTCAGCAGAGAAGATATTCTTAAAGGTGCAGAGGAGTTAGGAATTGATTTAGATACTCATATTGCTTTTTGTATTGAAGCGATGAAACAAAATAAGGGATTACTTGGATTATGA
- a CDS encoding peroxiredoxin family protein translates to MTVGEIAPDFTLPDQYGNDYNLYKNLLLIFYPKDNTPVCSTQFKDYQINIEKFVEFNIQPVAINIADVDSHKSFCEELNVNFPVLSDKEKKVSELYDAINFLGMNKRMIILVGKNRKIKMIKKMLPINYISTDELIKEIISLRIN, encoded by the coding sequence ATGACCGTTGGGGAAATTGCTCCTGATTTTACACTGCCTGATCAATATGGTAATGATTATAATCTTTATAAAAATCTTTTACTGATATTTTATCCAAAAGATAACACACCGGTTTGTTCAACTCAGTTTAAAGATTATCAGATTAACATCGAGAAATTTGTTGAGTTTAACATCCAACCGGTTGCAATAAACATTGCAGATGTTGATTCTCACAAATCATTTTGTGAAGAATTAAATGTCAATTTTCCTGTACTGAGTGATAAAGAGAAAAAAGTAAGTGAACTCTACGATGCAATAAATTTTCTTGGTATGAACAAAAGGATGATAATATTAGTAGGAAAGAATAGAAAAATTAAAATGATTAAAAAGATGTTGCCAATAAACTACATTTCCACCGATGAACTGATAAAAGAAATTATTTCACTAAGAATAAACTAA
- the porU gene encoding type IX secretion system sortase PorU gives MKSRISYLLAVSLFCSVSAFAQSDIKVINSDFNSLTLTFIPKYTDTSFVKIGSETFRNITLQFGKVLNPDEFGKPSIQKRIIPIGIPDEFGNTVEVLNYSYKEIDGSLLPIPEMVPDSVSYHLVYNRGNNYYDTEQTELVAFGESGYARDKLVQNLILSPVQFDPIQNNIRLYKEITFRINFSSLQVTSKPVDDFLSGALINFDVARYWNKSTQRANKINVTNSVLANGKWIRFETPEEGIYKITRNQLSSFGIDPNTVDPRTIKIYNNGGKVLPELQSAPRPNDLVENAILIVGEEDGKFDANDYILFYGRGTDFFDYDVDGKTIKRFKHPYSKSNYYWVTSGGAQGKRMNRKSSLTDNPDFQQNTTVAFAFKEDDKINLGKTGRQWFGDDFSQTILQRVYMNKLDARIPTEPVKYNVRFIVGSSTNLTLTVSENGNQIYSGLLSGYGNNKYQVGRAHPLSFNYTGNIPNDLSSLTFRINPAASTSVGYLDYFEIEYKRELKTFDDFLVIYSNEVNGIIEYQLSNFSTSNISVFDVTDYSNVKLVDNTNISGGNCSFRINESATQRSKYIALESGKFKTPGNPTEISNSNLRGEITGAEFIIISPKEFFDAANRLKNYRESQTVPAISTIVAEVDKIFNEFSGGVPDVSAIRDYIRYAYANWQIKPKYVLLFGKGTYDYKNIEGFGDNFVPTWQSEESLILIYNSDSYTTDDFFVRVVGDDSVIDLSVGRIPARSLSVMNSYIDKIIKYEKQSDKGPWRNLITLVSDDGWTSSGDDTSLHTRPNEELSKFYFPQSFDFNKIYLAAYPPVITSGGRRKPEVNEKIISSINEGTIYLNYIGHGNPEVWTHEIVFEKTVSIPRLKNDRLFVLGTFTCDFGYFDIPNYQSGAEQLVLLKEYGAIAAFTSARLVFAGENEGLNKDFINRMFNSARDTLNLPITLGRGFYLTKLTNTSINDQKYVLLGDPTLRFNIPVQFSSIDSVNGQILTNDVQIKALSKVKINGRVVNPDNTTKTDFNGEGILTVFDSERDVPLPEISPNPNNPFTMSVQNSIIFRGRISITNGEFSTEFYVPKDISYENKNGKINLYFFNQESDGVGFTKKIIVGGTDSTVVNDGKGPEINIYFDSENSQSAYLVGSNPLLIVKLTDETGLNTTGTGVGHKLEGILNEQANNPIDFTNYFTSDLDAGGRSGKIIYQFSELDYGDYSIQIKAWDIFNNFSMEKSYFSVVGDEDLVVRDIYNYPNPFGGKTTFTFQQNLSEPIDVKIRIFTIAGRLIKEIEKQYVNDRYVTIDWDGRDADGNELANGTYLYKLLVKTSDGKFNKSYLGKLAVVR, from the coding sequence ATGAAAAGCAGAATCTCATATCTCCTTGCAGTTAGCTTATTCTGTTCTGTTTCTGCCTTCGCTCAAAGCGATATTAAAGTTATCAACTCTGACTTTAATTCCCTTACTTTAACTTTTATTCCGAAGTACACTGATACTTCATTTGTAAAAATTGGTTCTGAGACTTTTAGAAATATTACACTTCAATTCGGAAAGGTTTTGAATCCAGATGAGTTTGGTAAACCTTCAATCCAAAAAAGAATCATTCCCATTGGAATTCCGGATGAGTTTGGAAATACAGTTGAAGTTTTAAATTACTCTTACAAAGAGATTGATGGTTCGCTTCTTCCAATTCCTGAAATGGTTCCTGACTCAGTATCATATCATCTTGTCTATAACAGAGGCAACAATTATTACGACACAGAGCAAACTGAATTGGTTGCTTTTGGCGAATCAGGTTATGCGAGAGATAAACTTGTTCAGAATCTGATATTAAGTCCGGTTCAGTTCGATCCTATTCAGAATAATATCAGACTTTACAAAGAAATAACTTTCAGAATTAATTTTTCATCTTTACAAGTTACTTCCAAACCTGTGGATGATTTTCTTTCCGGCGCATTAATAAATTTCGATGTAGCGAGATACTGGAATAAATCAACTCAGAGAGCGAATAAAATAAATGTGACCAACAGTGTTCTTGCAAACGGAAAGTGGATAAGATTTGAAACTCCGGAAGAAGGCATTTATAAAATTACTCGTAATCAATTAAGCAGTTTTGGAATTGATCCGAATACAGTTGATCCGAGAACTATCAAAATTTACAATAATGGTGGTAAAGTACTTCCTGAATTACAAAGCGCTCCACGACCAAATGATTTAGTTGAAAACGCTATTCTGATTGTCGGTGAAGAGGATGGAAAGTTTGACGCTAATGATTACATACTTTTCTACGGAAGAGGCACAGACTTTTTTGATTATGATGTTGATGGTAAAACTATCAAAAGATTTAAACATCCTTACTCAAAGAGTAATTACTATTGGGTTACTTCAGGTGGTGCACAAGGAAAAAGGATGAATCGAAAATCATCACTAACTGATAATCCTGATTTCCAACAGAACACTACAGTTGCTTTTGCTTTTAAAGAAGATGATAAAATAAATCTTGGCAAAACCGGAAGACAATGGTTTGGTGATGATTTCAGTCAAACAATTTTGCAGAGAGTTTATATGAATAAACTTGATGCAAGAATTCCGACTGAACCTGTTAAGTATAATGTCAGGTTTATTGTCGGTTCATCCACCAATCTTACATTAACAGTTTCTGAAAATGGGAATCAGATTTATTCAGGTTTACTCTCAGGTTATGGAAATAACAAATATCAGGTTGGACGTGCACATCCATTGAGTTTCAATTACACAGGAAATATTCCCAATGATTTAAGCTCATTAACATTCAGAATAAATCCTGCCGCATCAACTTCAGTAGGTTATCTTGATTACTTTGAAATTGAGTACAAAAGAGAATTAAAAACATTTGATGACTTTCTTGTAATCTATTCTAATGAAGTCAACGGTATAATCGAATATCAGTTAAGCAACTTTTCTACTTCCAATATTTCAGTATTTGATGTGACAGATTATTCAAATGTTAAACTTGTTGACAATACAAATATTAGCGGTGGAAATTGCTCATTCAGAATAAATGAATCTGCTACTCAACGGTCAAAATACATTGCTCTGGAATCAGGAAAGTTTAAAACTCCAGGTAATCCAACTGAAATTTCAAACTCAAATTTGAGAGGAGAAATAACAGGTGCTGAGTTCATAATTATTTCACCTAAAGAATTTTTTGATGCTGCGAACCGTTTGAAAAACTATCGTGAAAGTCAGACTGTTCCGGCAATTTCCACCATAGTTGCTGAAGTTGATAAAATCTTTAATGAGTTTTCCGGTGGCGTACCTGATGTATCTGCCATCAGAGATTACATCAGGTATGCTTATGCAAATTGGCAGATAAAACCAAAATATGTTTTGCTTTTTGGTAAAGGAACTTATGATTATAAAAATATTGAAGGATTTGGTGATAATTTTGTTCCAACCTGGCAATCTGAAGAATCACTAATCCTGATTTATAATTCAGATTCATATACCACAGATGATTTTTTTGTAAGAGTTGTTGGTGATGATAGTGTTATTGATCTTTCAGTGGGAAGAATTCCTGCAAGAAGTTTGTCTGTAATGAACAGCTATATCGACAAAATAATTAAATATGAAAAACAGTCCGATAAAGGTCCCTGGCGTAATCTGATAACTTTGGTTTCTGATGATGGATGGACATCAAGCGGAGATGATACATCATTACATACCAGACCAAATGAGGAACTTTCAAAATTTTATTTTCCGCAGTCATTCGACTTTAATAAAATTTATCTTGCTGCTTATCCTCCTGTAATAACTTCCGGCGGAAGAAGAAAACCTGAAGTGAATGAAAAAATTATTAGCTCAATTAACGAAGGCACTATTTATCTTAACTATATAGGACACGGTAATCCTGAAGTTTGGACTCACGAAATTGTTTTTGAAAAAACCGTTAGCATTCCAAGATTAAAGAATGACAGATTATTTGTTCTCGGAACATTTACTTGTGATTTCGGTTATTTTGATATTCCGAATTATCAAAGCGGAGCCGAGCAACTTGTTCTTCTGAAAGAGTATGGAGCCATTGCAGCTTTTACATCTGCAAGATTGGTATTCGCTGGTGAGAATGAAGGCTTAAATAAAGACTTTATTAATCGAATGTTTAATTCTGCAAGAGACACATTAAACTTGCCGATAACATTGGGTCGGGGATTTTATCTCACGAAATTAACTAACACATCAATCAACGATCAGAAATATGTTTTGCTTGGTGACCCTACTTTAAGATTTAACATTCCGGTTCAGTTTTCATCAATAGATTCTGTTAATGGACAAATACTTACAAACGATGTTCAGATTAAAGCTTTGAGCAAAGTTAAAATTAATGGCAGAGTAGTAAACCCCGATAACACAACTAAAACAGATTTTAATGGCGAGGGAATTTTAACAGTGTTCGATTCGGAACGCGATGTCCCTTTGCCTGAAATTTCTCCCAATCCGAATAATCCATTCACAATGTCTGTGCAGAACTCAATTATCTTTCGTGGAAGAATAAGCATTACTAATGGAGAATTCTCAACAGAATTTTATGTTCCGAAAGATATTTCGTATGAAAACAAGAATGGTAAGATAAATCTCTACTTTTTCAATCAGGAAAGTGATGGAGTCGGTTTTACAAAGAAAATAATTGTTGGAGGAACAGACTCTACTGTTGTAAATGATGGCAAAGGTCCCGAAATAAATATCTATTTTGATAGTGAAAATTCTCAAAGTGCTTATCTTGTTGGTTCAAATCCATTACTTATTGTTAAGCTTACAGATGAAACAGGATTAAATACAACCGGCACTGGTGTTGGTCATAAGCTAGAAGGAATTCTAAACGAGCAGGCAAATAATCCGATTGACTTTACAAATTATTTCACAAGCGATTTGGATGCAGGTGGAAGATCGGGAAAAATCATTTATCAGTTTAGTGAACTAGATTATGGTGATTATTCAATTCAGATAAAAGCCTGGGATATTTTTAATAATTTTTCAATGGAAAAATCTTATTTTTCAGTTGTCGGTGATGAAGATTTAGTCGTTCGGGACATTTATAACTATCCTAATCCTTTTGGCGGAAAGACAACATTTACATTTCAGCAAAATCTTTCGGAACCAATTGATGTTAAAATAAGAATCTTTACAATTGCCGGAAGATTAATTAAAGAAATAGAAAAGCAATATGTAAATGATCGGTATGTTACAATTGATTGGGATGGCAGAGATGCTGATGGTAATGAATTAGCAAACGGCACTTATCTTTATAAACTTTTAGTAAAGACTTCTGATGGTAAGTTTAATAAATCTTATCTCGGAAAACTTGCAGTAGTAAGGTAG
- the porV gene encoding type IX secretion system outer membrane channel protein PorV, with the protein MKIILRIFLLSLVAVLAGNVSYAQSTQTTAVPFLLISPDARGSGIGESGAGLADNSSAIFWNPAGAAFLTGTEVSLTHSNWLPQFNLDLFYDYLTYRQYFEELSGNVSASITYMNYGEFVRTGETDPTPLGTFRSFETAVTLGYATKLHSDWGLGFNFRVIHSRLSDQPTGEEQGKGVATSVSFDIGGMWRPSSLVLPLIDEDIGNRFSMGINLSNLGPKISYIDRAQADPIPTNFRLGFAYKILDDEFNSLIYTLDFQKLLVSKSTKVVPSGDTTKTVTESDDSYKAIFTAWGDKPFKEELRDVITSMGLEYVYGTPGDFLFALRTGFFYQDPNYGNRKFVTFGAGIRYDIYGFDFSYITTSVFKNGENHPLNDTLRFTVLIGWGAVPESTRGLPRGI; encoded by the coding sequence ATGAAAATAATTCTAAGGATATTCTTGCTAAGCTTGGTTGCTGTTTTAGCAGGTAATGTATCCTATGCACAATCAACTCAAACAACAGCAGTTCCGTTTCTGCTCATTTCACCTGATGCAAGAGGCAGTGGAATCGGTGAATCAGGTGCAGGATTGGCTGACAATTCATCAGCAATATTCTGGAATCCTGCAGGTGCTGCATTCTTAACAGGAACTGAAGTCAGTTTAACTCATAGTAACTGGTTGCCTCAATTTAATCTCGATTTGTTTTATGATTATCTCACTTATCGTCAGTATTTTGAAGAACTGAGTGGTAATGTGAGTGCCAGTATTACTTACATGAACTACGGAGAGTTTGTAAGAACCGGTGAAACTGATCCAACTCCGCTTGGAACTTTCAGATCTTTTGAAACTGCTGTTACTCTTGGTTACGCAACAAAACTTCATTCTGATTGGGGTTTGGGATTTAACTTCAGAGTAATTCACAGCAGACTTTCGGATCAACCGACCGGCGAAGAGCAGGGCAAAGGTGTTGCTACCTCCGTGAGCTTTGACATTGGTGGAATGTGGAGACCTTCATCTTTAGTACTTCCGCTTATTGATGAAGATATTGGTAACAGATTTTCTATGGGAATAAATCTGAGCAATTTAGGTCCGAAGATTTCTTATATTGACAGAGCTCAGGCAGACCCTATTCCAACTAATTTCAGATTAGGTTTTGCTTACAAAATTCTCGATGATGAATTTAATTCATTGATTTACACACTCGATTTTCAGAAGCTGCTTGTAAGTAAATCAACGAAAGTTGTTCCTTCAGGTGATACAACCAAAACAGTTACGGAATCCGATGATTCGTATAAAGCTATCTTCACTGCCTGGGGCGATAAACCATTCAAGGAAGAATTAAGAGATGTAATTACATCAATGGGTCTTGAATATGTTTACGGAACTCCCGGAGATTTTCTTTTTGCACTCAGAACAGGCTTCTTCTATCAGGATCCGAACTACGGAAACAGAAAGTTTGTTACATTTGGCGCAGGAATTCGTTATGATATTTATGGATTCGATTTCAGTTATATAACAACTTCTGTTTTCAAAAATGGTGAGAATCATCCGCTTAACGATACTCTAAGATTCACTGTACTTATTGGCTGGGGAGCAGTGCCTGAATCAACACGCGGTTTACCAAGAGGAATTTAA
- a CDS encoding T9SS type A sorting domain-containing protein, protein MKKVILLLLFVTLGSLSAQSFNGTFNVAPLDKPRILLSDTLRILGIMVNFQEDRDAATFGNGKFGSIYSQNYGSTILDPLPHDRNYFESHLEFVKNYFKKVSDNKLTVEYFVLPDTFSVSQTMRNYSPAPKSNDFTPLGNFSQEVWSIANQLYPTFDFSQYDLFIIFHAGVGRDITLPGSLGNERDLPSVYLSENALKEIFGNNFEGFPINNGNFKITNSAIIPETESRELSTLSGTVLFEITINGLLCATVASHLGLPDLFDTETGISAIGRFGLMDGQSIFAYNGCFPPEPSAWEKIYLGWATPVEIAPGNYDINLVTKFASQISDTVILKVPINASEYYLIENKQRDASADGSTVKYKIGENTFVKNFSKDTTGYRSFDTDSLAGVVIDVDEFDWALPGSGILIWHIDENIINQKIAQNKINTDKNFRGVDVEEADGVQDIGEKFFTIFGDEVIGEGTELDLWYNGNPSKLYKNRFDKNSRPSTKSNTGANSLISIYDFSANSNKMSFKIAYGDSIIKPIYFLQNLSSEQSKFITSVSDNDDIFGFVFGKDLFVYNGNLLLDSVLAFTDFKPVSVQFGGIKYLIGVTYNPLLIVPSKISLWSFDGSNFTREILALPFGVTTAPMVRRSVTETYEILFGTDDGKVVIYDLNALAAGNNNPKNEILIRDNTTITKVSSYLGKIVASGNFGSTENLSSLIYVDNKVINFDLTLILDFVNTLDSRGNLITLLLAKRANEFKIIEVSDGEIIHTFDLPYSADYSTITLADLKNDGDNYLIIPAKEKLFVYNLRGAIADNFPYSLSDDEFNGSVLAADIEGDSKSEIIAFTKKGNIYALNGGSGKIIDGFPISIGKNNNSYPVLFTFDGSTCLGVLDSTNNFYAWKISSIQSHIDWSELYANRFNSSFLKNANSINRVEDFFPKNRAYNYPNPVYEGSTAIRYYVSENSRINIKILDLAGELVAELNDFATGGFDNETIWNVKDVQSGVYFARIEATSNSGKTENVTIKIAVVK, encoded by the coding sequence ATGAAAAAAGTAATCCTGTTATTGCTGTTTGTAACTTTGGGCAGTTTATCTGCCCAAAGTTTTAATGGGACTTTTAATGTTGCACCACTCGATAAACCAAGGATTTTACTCTCTGATACTCTCAGAATTCTTGGCATAATGGTTAACTTTCAGGAAGACAGAGACGCAGCGACTTTTGGAAACGGAAAGTTTGGGAGCATTTATTCTCAGAATTATGGAAGTACTATTCTTGACCCACTTCCTCACGACAGGAATTACTTTGAATCTCATCTTGAGTTTGTAAAAAATTATTTTAAAAAAGTTTCTGATAATAAACTCACAGTTGAATATTTTGTTCTTCCTGATACATTTTCTGTATCGCAAACGATGCGTAATTATTCTCCTGCACCAAAGTCAAATGATTTTACTCCTTTGGGAAATTTTTCACAGGAAGTCTGGTCAATTGCAAATCAGTTATATCCAACATTTGATTTTTCACAATATGATTTGTTTATAATTTTTCATGCAGGTGTAGGAAGAGATATAACTTTGCCTGGCAGTTTAGGAAATGAAAGAGATCTTCCATCAGTTTATTTAAGTGAGAATGCATTAAAAGAAATTTTCGGAAATAACTTTGAAGGTTTTCCGATTAATAACGGAAACTTCAAAATCACAAATTCAGCAATAATACCTGAAACCGAATCAAGAGAGTTAAGTACTTTATCTGGTACAGTACTTTTTGAAATTACAATAAATGGATTGCTTTGCGCTACTGTTGCAAGTCATTTGGGTTTACCTGATCTATTCGATACAGAAACCGGAATAAGTGCAATTGGTAGATTTGGATTGATGGATGGTCAGTCAATCTTCGCTTATAATGGTTGCTTTCCTCCAGAACCTTCTGCCTGGGAAAAAATTTATCTTGGTTGGGCAACTCCGGTTGAAATCGCTCCCGGAAATTATGATATAAATTTAGTTACAAAGTTTGCTTCACAGATATCTGATACAGTTATTCTGAAAGTTCCGATTAACGCTTCAGAATATTATCTGATTGAAAACAAGCAGCGCGATGCTTCTGCAGACGGCTCGACTGTCAAATATAAAATTGGTGAAAACACATTTGTGAAAAACTTTTCAAAAGACACAACGGGTTATCGGAGTTTTGATACTGATTCATTAGCCGGAGTTGTAATTGATGTTGATGAGTTTGACTGGGCATTACCCGGAAGCGGAATTTTAATCTGGCACATTGATGAGAATATTATAAATCAGAAAATTGCTCAGAATAAAATTAACACCGATAAAAATTTTCGCGGAGTTGATGTTGAAGAAGCTGATGGTGTTCAGGATATTGGTGAAAAGTTTTTTACTATTTTTGGTGATGAGGTTATCGGAGAAGGAACAGAACTTGATTTATGGTACAATGGCAATCCATCCAAACTTTATAAAAACAGATTTGATAAAAATTCCAGACCATCAACAAAATCAAATACAGGTGCCAACAGTTTAATTTCTATTTATGATTTTTCAGCCAATAGCAATAAGATGAGCTTTAAAATTGCTTATGGCGATTCAATCATTAAACCGATTTACTTTCTGCAGAACTTATCCAGCGAGCAATCAAAGTTCATAACATCTGTAAGTGATAATGATGATATTTTTGGTTTTGTCTTTGGAAAAGATTTATTTGTTTACAATGGAAATCTTCTGCTCGATAGCGTTTTAGCTTTTACTGATTTCAAACCGGTTAGTGTACAGTTTGGAGGAATAAAATATTTAATCGGAGTTACTTATAATCCTTTACTGATTGTTCCATCAAAAATTTCCTTGTGGTCTTTTGATGGTTCTAATTTCACGAGAGAAATTCTTGCGCTTCCGTTTGGAGTTACAACAGCGCCGATGGTACGCAGATCTGTTACAGAAACTTATGAAATATTATTCGGCACAGACGATGGCAAGGTTGTTATCTATGATTTGAATGCATTAGCAGCAGGTAATAACAATCCAAAAAATGAAATTTTGATTCGTGATAATACAACCATCACTAAAGTATCCTCATATCTTGGGAAAATAGTTGCGAGCGGAAATTTTGGCTCAACTGAAAATCTTTCCAGTTTGATTTATGTTGATAATAAAGTGATAAACTTTGACTTAACATTAATTTTAGATTTCGTTAACACTCTTGACTCACGAGGAAATCTGATTACATTGCTTCTTGCTAAACGAGCAAATGAATTTAAAATAATCGAAGTCAGCGACGGTGAAATAATTCATACATTTGACTTACCTTATTCGGCAGATTATTCCACCATTACTTTAGCTGATTTGAAAAATGATGGTGATAATTATCTGATAATTCCGGCAAAAGAAAAATTATTTGTCTATAACCTTCGCGGTGCAATTGCAGATAATTTTCCTTACTCACTTTCAGATGATGAATTTAATGGTTCTGTTTTAGCTGCTGATATTGAAGGCGATTCAAAATCAGAAATTATCGCTTTCACAAAAAAAGGAAACATCTATGCATTGAATGGTGGAAGCGGAAAAATAATTGATGGATTCCCAATCTCAATTGGGAAAAATAATAATTCTTATCCTGTTCTCTTTACATTTGATGGAAGCACCTGTCTTGGAGTTTTGGATAGCACAAATAATTTTTATGCCTGGAAAATATCTTCAATTCAATCACACATTGATTGGTCTGAACTATATGCTAACAGATTCAATTCTTCATTTCTAAAAAATGCAAACTCAATAAACAGAGTTGAAGATTTCTTCCCGAAGAACAGAGCATATAATTATCCGAATCCTGTTTATGAAGGTTCAACAGCTATCAGATATTATGTTTCAGAAAACTCCAGAATTAACATTAAAATTCTGGACCTTGCCGGCGAACTTGTTGCTGAACTGAATGACTTTGCTACAGGCGGATTTGATAATGAGACTATCTGGAATGTGAAAGATGTTCAAAGCGGAGTTTACTTTGCACGAATTGAAGCTACAAGCAACTCTGGTAAAACCGAAAATGTCACAATCAAAATTGCAGTTGTCAAGTAA